One Carya illinoinensis cultivar Pawnee chromosome 5, C.illinoinensisPawnee_v1, whole genome shotgun sequence genomic window, CTGGGGTTAGTGATGTGCCATTCGACGTCATGGACGGTATGCAGCCTAGCCAGAAAGGCTTACCTCCACAGAATACAAATGGGCCTTTTGCTGGTAATACGTGTGGAAAATCCATTATGCATTGCAAACGTGAAGCCGGTTATCTTTCTTGATTGAAGTTCAATCAGATACATTAAACAGATTCTGTGAAATTCGAAAAGCTATTGACCCTGTAGGAAACAATGTTCACAATTTTACAAGCACCTTATGGTGGCAATACAACACTATCCAGCCAGCTCACTGATTGGCGGGCGGTCCATGACATTAGATGCTATCTTTGCATTGGTTTGCAACAGTGGATCAATATCAGGTAATTTAGGAATCTGAGCTAATATATCAATAGTGCGCCGTAAGAGGCGTGCTAAATCTCCTTCATCCATTGCACAGTCCATCATCATTTCCCTCCAAGACAGCCCAGATGCCCAGGCTTCAACCATACCTGAAAATTGACTATCCAAACAACAAGGAATGTTTACCCCATGCTTTTCTTGAAGTTGCAATAGGGAAGTTCTTTGATCATCCAAGAACTTAACTAAATTGATTACAGTGGAGGAAGGTtcatatatatagctgttgtttTTCCAAGGTCGAACTTTGATCCCTTCAGAAACTAAACTTGCACAAGCAGCAGCAAGTTGTGCAGGCTTTAGGCCTAGAAGGATTTTATTGCGGAGAATCATTGCCAGCCAAATTTCATTTTCTCCACGAATAGCAGCTGCAGTTTCACCAAGAGGAAATATTACATGTGTATTGATATCCAATGCCCTAATTTCATGTATGACATTGCTGATTAGCAAAAACTCCTTCCAGCCAGATGGTTCGATCTGCTCTATTCGATTGGTCAAACGTTTCGATCTAGCCTTCAAACGTTTTATCTTTTCCTCGGTCAACTTCGTCATGTCAATGATTTTCTTATATTCTTTAAAGCCTTGTGTACGTGCTATCCTTTTCTTCAAGCGTGCAACtttatttctttgttccttGTAGCGGTCAACAGCTTCACAGTATGGTTCTGACATATGTAACAGCTCATCACTTTCAGAAAGACTATTCAAAACTGGCACATTTAAACTCCAAGACCATGTCTCTAGAGATGCTTCCATGCACCATAAGCAACCAAATTCAGAAGCAGTAAGCTTCTCCCACTTCATTTCCTCCTTATCAAGAAGCATCCTCATAATTTCCCGAGGCAAAGCATCACCTTGAGCTAGAGCAACATTAGGCAAGCCCGTCCTATACATTGTTTTAATCCACTTTTCTGTAAATAGATACCACGTGTTATCTGAACCAAGGGCCACATAATAAGATGGTTCAACATCTCGGTCCATTTCAAGGTCATTAACACTAGACTCTGTCCCAACTACATTCAGTGCAAAAGAATCCTCAGCAAAAACCATGTTCTTAAGTTTTGAACCATTGAGTGAGTCAACCTTCCCCAAATAAACAGCAGGCAGTGAGTGTTGAACTCCTTCAGAATCTTTATATTGCAAGCACAAAAAGGGCAAGTGTCCATTTTCAAATTCCATTAAAAGAGGTTTCAGAGCAGCAATTCTTTGTGCTTCCACCCTTTTTCGCAGTTCTGTCCTAAGACGTTTTTCCACCCTCAAATCTTCCTGCAAATCCGCAATCTCAGTATATGCTACCTCTGACAAAAGCTTCCTGCTCTTTCTATCTATGGCCTCATCGCTAACTTCTAAAGTCAGCATCTCGATCTCTTTCTCTATTTTAGTAAGCTCATCTTTTGCAGCAAGCATAACGTTGCTGCCAACATAGTTTCCAAAACTTCTCTCAACCAACTTCCTAGCTTCTTCCAAAGTTCGGCCTGCTTTTacagatttcatttcatttgcttCATTAGATCTGCTAGTAACTTTTGCACCTGCAAGAAGATTCAGCACCATACCATAGGAAGCAGTAAACTGTGAAACAAGAGGTTCAACTCCAGTGAATAGAAGCTTGCAGCACTCTTCAGCCCCTTCGTAAGGAGTCTGAACAAGTACCACATGACCCCTTTCGTCAGTGCCTCTACGTCCAGCACGCCCAGCCATTTGAAGCAGTTCATTTGAGCTTAATTGGGTTCGCCCACTATCACTCCTCTTCGTGAGTGATGAAATAACAGCTGTCCTAGCAGGCATATTGATTCCGGCAGCAAGTGTTTCAGTAGCAAAGACAACCTTGACAAGTCCTCGCTGAAACAATTCTTCTACAAATGATTTCCATAATGGTAGACAACCAGCATGATGTGCAGCAGCCCCTTG contains:
- the LOC122310846 gene encoding DExH-box ATP-dependent RNA helicase DExH15 chloroplastic, with translation MNTLPILAPAYPSTLPVLAFSTYTTSLYPQTPVISQSLGFCSPKSLGTLPQSRSSIKSPSSLYPAEPQISDADDYEDDDEDDDVAADEYYDISGDVLEGVEQSDDETETPIAATEAPTLHEESKWQRVEKLCNEVRDFGEYIIDADELASIYDFRIDKFQRLAIQAFLRGSSVVVSAPTSSGKTLIAEAAAVATVARRRRIFYTTPLKALSNQKFREFRETFGDSNVGLLTGDSAVNKDAQVLIMTTEILRNMLYQSVGMVSSDSGLFHVDVIVLDEVHYLSDISRGTVWEEIVIYCPKEVQLICLSATVANPDELAGWIGQIHGKTELVTSSKRPVPLTWHFSMKTTLLPLLDEKGTQLNRKLSLNYLQLYASGVKSYKDDGSRRRNSKKRGSNMSYDSVDSMPESPLSKNDINTIRRSQVPQVIDTLWQLKAKDMLPAIWFIFSRKGCDAAVQYLEDCNLLDECEMSEVKLALKRFRIKYPDAVRETAIKGLLQGAAAHHAGCLPLWKSFVEELFQRGLVKVVFATETLAAGINMPARTAVISSLTKRSDSGRTQLSSNELLQMAGRAGRRGTDERGHVVLVQTPYEGAEECCKLLFTGVEPLVSQFTASYGMVLNLLAGAKVTSRSNEANEMKSVKAGRTLEEARKLVERSFGNYVGSNVMLAAKDELTKIEKEIEMLTLEVSDEAIDRKSRKLLSEVAYTEIADLQEDLRVEKRLRTELRKRVEAQRIAALKPLLMEFENGHLPFLCLQYKDSEGVQHSLPAVYLGKVDSLNGSKLKNMVFAEDSFALNVVGTESSVNDLEMDRDVEPSYYVALGSDNTWYLFTEKWIKTMYRTGLPNVALAQGDALPREIMRMLLDKEEMKWEKLTASEFGCLWCMEASLETWSWSLNVPVLNSLSESDELLHMSEPYCEAVDRYKEQRNKVARLKKRIARTQGFKEYKKIIDMTKLTEEKIKRLKARSKRLTNRIEQIEPSGWKEFLLISNVIHEIRALDINTHVIFPLGETAAAIRGENEIWLAMILRNKILLGLKPAQLAAACASLVSEGIKVRPWKNNSYIYEPSSTVINLVKFLDDQRTSLLQLQEKHGVNIPCCLDSQFSGMVEAWASGLSWREMMMDCAMDEGDLARLLRRTIDILAQIPKLPDIDPLLQTNAKIASNVMDRPPISELAG